CAGAACGGCAGCAAACGCGCCGCGAAGGCGCTGCTCCTCAGAAGCGATCCCCAGAAATTGCTGTCCACCATTCTCGTCGGCGACCGTCTCGTCAGCACGGCGATCCCCATGTACGCCACCTTCATGACGCTGAACATCTATGGTGGGAAAAGCATCTTTGAAGAAGCCATTGCCATCATGGTAGGGCTGCTGACGTTCGTGCTCCTTGTGTCGGTGGATGTGATCCCGAAAACGCTCGCCGCCAAGTTTGCGGTGCCGGTCACCTTGAACATGGCCTACCCGGTGTATTGGGTTCAGGTGCTCATGAAGCCGCTGCTCTTCGTGATGGTTCCCCTCATCTATAAGTTGACGGGAGGAAAAGGGCTCACACTGCCGTTGGTGACGGAGGAAGAGCTCAAGATCATGTTGGATCAAGGGGGGAAAGCCGGAGAGCTCGAAGTCGAAGAAGTCAAGATGATCAAAAACGTCTTTCAGTTGAAAGACATCACGGCCGAGGACGCCATGACCCCGCGTATCTACGTCTTCGCGCTGGACGGGTCGCTGCGGCTCAAGGACGCCGAAGAGCTGCTCTACAACTCGAAGTACTCGAGGATTCCCGTCTACGACGGCACGCTCGACAACATTACCGGTATCCTCTACAAGACCAAAGCCCTCATCGAGCTGGCCAAAGGGCACTCGGACCTGCGATTACAAGAGATCGCCCAGCCTCCTCTGTTTGTCCCGGCTGGAAAGACCGCGGACGATTTGATGAAACAGTTTCAGCAAGAAAAGCGGCACATGGGAATCGTCGTCAACGAATTCGGCGGGGTCATGGGGTTGGTCACCCTTGAAGATCTGCTGGAAGAGGTGGTCGGCGAAATCGTCGATGAGACCGACATCACCGAAGAGCTGATCAAACGTATCGGGAAAAACCAGATCCTGGTCCACGGGCGCACTGAAGTCCGCAAAGTGAACGAATTTCTCAAGGTTGATCTCGGCGACGACGCCCTAACGATCGGAGGGCTGATCCAGGAGAACCTGGGCCGCATCCCGAAAACCGGCGAAGAAATCCGGATCGAGAATTGCCGCCTGGTGGTCCACGAGGCCGATCCCCGTTCGATTCGCAGCGTCCAGATCTTTAAAGAGGAAAAGGCGCCCGTGCCGGTCGAGACGCCTCCCACGTTGAATCCGGTGAGTTAAGAAGATCGGGGCTGTTGAACCAGCGCCAGGAATTCCTGTTCGGTCAGGATCGGGATACCCAAGGCTTTGGCGTGGGCCAGTTTCGATCCGGGATCGGCGCCCGCCACGACATACGAAGTCTTTGAGCTGACGGCGGAGGAGGCCGTGCCGCCCAGCCGTTCGACGAGGGTTTTAGCTTCATCGCGGCTCAACGTATCAAGCCCCCCCGTAAAGACAAAGCTTTTTCCCGACAACAGCAAGGACGAGCCTTCCCTTGGCGATGGAGCCTGCTCAATGGTCAACCCGGCCTTGAGCAACCGATCGATCACGTGTCGGTTCGAAGGTTCTTGAAAATAGGACACCAGGCTGGCCGAGATTTCCGGGCCGATTTCTTTCACGGCCTGCAAGCGCGCCTCGTCCGCCTGCATGACGGCCTCGAGCGAGCCGAATTCTCCGGCCAAGACCGCGGCGATGTGTCTGCCCACTTGACGGATTCCGAGTCCGTAGAGAAACCGGTCCAGGGGGACGGTTTTGCTCCGCTCAATAGCTTCCAGCAACAATGTCGCCGAACGGTCGGCGAAGCCCTCAAGCCCCAAAATCTGCTCGCGGGTCAGGTGATACAGATCGGCCAGGTCTCGTACCAACCCGCGATCGACCAATTGAGCGATCGTTTTTTTTCCCAGTCCTTCGATATTGAGAGCGGGCTTGGACGCGAAATGTTCAATGGCCCCCTTCAACTGGGCCGGACAGGTTGCATGTCCGGTGCAGTAGTAGTAAGCGCCCTCTCGTGCAACCGTTGATCCGCAGACCGGGCAGTGATCCGGCATTTTAAACGGGGCCGATCGCGCTTCCCCGGGAATCGGCACCCGCTCGGCGATCGCCGGGATGACGTCGCCGGCCCGTTCGACCTTGACCGTGTCTCCGTCGCGCACGTCCTTCCGCGCCACTTCATCGGCGTTGTGCAGTGTCGCTCGGCTGATGGTCACGCCGCCGACTTCGACCGGATTCAAAAGAGCCAACGGGGTCAGGGTGCCGGTTCGGCCGACCGAGACGATGATCTTGTGGATCTTGGTGATTTCTTTTCGGGGGGCGAACTTGTAGGCCATGGCCCAGCGCGGGCTTCGGGATTTCATGCCGAGCCTGGCCTGTAAATCGCGCCGGTTGACCTTGACGACGACCCCGTCGATTTCGTAGGGGAGCTCGTCCCGGCGCCGTTCGGTCTCACGGTGGAAGGCCGTCACGTCGTCGATCGTTCGGCACAACCGGCGGATGGCGGGAATCGGAAAGCCCCAGGCGGCGAGCGCATCCAATTCCTCCCAGTGGGACGGAGGATGATCGCCCGTCATGACCATGACTTCGTAGCAAGTGACCACCAGCGGACGCTCGGCGGTGACACGCGAGTCCAATTGGCGAAGCGAACCGGCTGCGGCGTTGCGCGGGTTGGCGAAGGGTTCGTCGCCTCGCTCCGCCATGCGGCGATTCAAGGCGTGGAAATCCTCGAGCCGCATGTACACCTCGCCCCGCACCGCCAGATGGTTCGGCGGACGGCCGTCGGCCGGCAAGCGGAGCGGCAAGGACCGTATCGTCCGAAGATTGACGGTGACGTCTTCTCCCACCGTTCCGTCTCCCCTGGTCGATCCCCTGACGAAAAGACCGTCCTCGTAGACCAACTCGACGGACAGACCGTCGAATTTCGGCTCCACGGCGTAGTCGATGCGGTCCAGCTTGAGCTCCCGCTTGATCCGTTGATCGAACGCCAGGACTTCCCGGGGATCGACCAGAGAGTCGAGGCTCAACATCGGCCGTTCGTGCGACACCTTGCCCAACTCGTCCAATGGCGGCGCGCCGACCCGTTGTGTCGGGGAATCCGGTGTGATGAGCTCGGGATGGGCCCGTTCGAGATCGACCAGTTCGCGAAACAGGCGATCATATTCGCTGTCGGAAATCTCCGGCCTGTCTTTGACGTAGTAGAGGTAGTCGTGGCGTCTGATCTCGGATTTGAGTCGGTCCAGCCGTTCTTTGACGGGAGAAAGCGTTTCAGATTCGGAGGGCGGGTTTGAGTCGAAAAGATCGTGCTGCATGGGAGCGGCGCGCTGCTTGGCCGGGCGACCGTACCACAGGGTTGCGCGGGCGGTCAAACCGTGGACCCTCGGCCCGCTTTGACTTTCGCGGCGTCGGCCACTATTCTAATCCTTTCTCCGGGAGGCTGCCCAAGATCGGCCGAGGAGGCGGTTGTATGAAGTCTCGAGGGGTGAGGGTCGTCGGAAGGAGGAAGTGATGGCAAGAGATGTGGCGACGGTCAATCGGAAGACATGGAAGCGAAAGGCATGGAAGGTGCTGCGAAGTTCGCCGGCCGGCATCCTGGTCACGTGCGGCCTGCTGCTCGGCGGATGCGTGGTGCTGGAAGAGAAATACGATGCGGAAAAGGCGCGGAGCCTGAATTTTCAGCGATTGCTGGCTCAAGAAGAACGGCGGGCCGCGGAATTGGAGAGCGAGGTCAAGCGGACCAAGCGCGAATTGCTCGAGTTCGAGGCTCGCAACCGGGAATTGCTGGCGCAAATCCAGTCGATCCGCGAGCAAATGACGCGCCTCCAGGAAGAGACCGAAGCCGTGAAGGAAGCGGCGCTCCTTGAGCGGAAGGCCATGGAGGAGATGCGCAAACTGAGCGGTCAGACGGCAAAGCCGAAAAAATCGGACTTGCCGGCCGAGTCGCCGCCCTCCGGCGATAGGCCCCAGCCGACTCCACCGAAAACGGCGAAAGGCGTGGACATGCCCAAAGAGCCGATTGCATCCGGCAAGGGAGGGACGATCATCCATGTCGTGAAGCCGGGGGAGACGCTGTTTCGCATCAGCCGGCGCTACGGGATCGAAACCGAGAAATTGAGGCAGATGAATAAGCTGCCGGACGACATCATCGAAGTCGGCCAGCGGTTGATCGTGGGAATCGAGTAACGGGTCGCGCGGAATGGGATCGCAATCGTATTCGCTCAGCTTTGAGGACTTTCGTTCCCGCACGAAGGAGGGGAATCTCATTCCGTTGTATCGGGAGATTTTGGCGGACCACGATACGCCGGTGTCCGCCTTCGCCAAGATCGATCACGGCCCGTCGGCTTATCTGCTCGAAAGCATTCAAGGGGGAGAGAAGTGGGCGCGGTATTCCTTTTTGGGAAGCGGCGCCACGACCGTGATCGTTGAAGATCGGGGCGATCTCCTTGTCAAGGAAGGGAAACGGACGAGACGGATTCCAGGGCGCGGCGCTCCTCTCGATCGGTTGCGGGAATTCATGGAGGCCTATCGGCCCGTGACGGTTCCCGGTCTGCCTCGTTTCGTCGGGGGAGTCGTCGGCTATATCGGCTACGACATGGTGAAGACGTTCGAGGACATTCCGTCCCGGCCGAAGGAGCGTCTCGACTTGCCGGACTTCGCCCTGTTGTTGACCGAAACGCTGCTGATCTTCGACAACGTTTCGCAAAACATCAAGGTCGTGGCCAATGCGCACGTCAAAAGCTCATCCGATCGCGACGTTCGCTCCGCGTATCGGGCCGCGATCGGCAACATCGAAAAGATGATCGCCCGGTTGCGTCGTCCTCATCGACAGTCGCCGCCCAAGCGCCGTCGCGCTCCTCTCCGTTTTACGCCGAACATGAGCAAGGCGGACTTTGAGAAGATGGTGGAGACGGCGAAAGAGTACATCAAGGCCGGAGACATTTTTCAGTGCGTGTTGTCCCAACGGTGGGAGACCAACCTTCAGGCGCCGCCGTTTCAACTCTATCGGGCGCTGCGCGTCGTCAATCCGTCGCCGTACATGTATTATCTGCGCCTCGCCGGCGTCGAGCTGATCGGGTCCTCGCCGGAGATTCTGGTCCGTTGCGAGGACGGGCTCATTTCAGTGCGCCCGATCGCGGGAACCAGGCGCCGCGGAGCGACACCGGAGGAGGATGCTCAACTGGAGCGGCGTCTCCTCGCCGACGCCAAAGAGCGGGCGGAGCACATCATGCTCGTCGATCTGGGTCGGAACGACGTCGGGCGAGTGGCCGAACCGGGCTCGGTTCAGGTCGAATCGTTGATGACCGTCGAACGGTACTCGCACGTCATGCACATCGTCTCGAACGTCGTCGGCAAACTGGA
This sequence is a window from Candidatus Nitrospira inopinata. Protein-coding genes within it:
- a CDS encoding hemolysin family protein; its protein translation is MDILILLGLIGLSVVISTAEIGFFAVNETRLRALAQNGSKRAAKALLLRSDPQKLLSTILVGDRLVSTAIPMYATFMTLNIYGGKSIFEEAIAIMVGLLTFVLLVSVDVIPKTLAAKFAVPVTLNMAYPVYWVQVLMKPLLFVMVPLIYKLTGGKGLTLPLVTEEELKIMLDQGGKAGELEVEEVKMIKNVFQLKDITAEDAMTPRIYVFALDGSLRLKDAEELLYNSKYSRIPVYDGTLDNITGILYKTKALIELAKGHSDLRLQEIAQPPLFVPAGKTADDLMKQFQQEKRHMGIVVNEFGGVMGLVTLEDLLEEVVGEIVDETDITEELIKRIGKNQILVHGRTEVRKVNEFLKVDLGDDALTIGGLIQENLGRIPKTGEEIRIENCRLVVHEADPRSIRSVQIFKEEKAPVPVETPPTLNPVS
- the ligA gene encoding NAD-dependent DNA ligase LigA, whose product is MQHDLFDSNPPSESETLSPVKERLDRLKSEIRRHDYLYYVKDRPEISDSEYDRLFRELVDLERAHPELITPDSPTQRVGAPPLDELGKVSHERPMLSLDSLVDPREVLAFDQRIKRELKLDRIDYAVEPKFDGLSVELVYEDGLFVRGSTRGDGTVGEDVTVNLRTIRSLPLRLPADGRPPNHLAVRGEVYMRLEDFHALNRRMAERGDEPFANPRNAAAGSLRQLDSRVTAERPLVVTCYEVMVMTGDHPPSHWEELDALAAWGFPIPAIRRLCRTIDDVTAFHRETERRRDELPYEIDGVVVKVNRRDLQARLGMKSRSPRWAMAYKFAPRKEITKIHKIIVSVGRTGTLTPLALLNPVEVGGVTISRATLHNADEVARKDVRDGDTVKVERAGDVIPAIAERVPIPGEARSAPFKMPDHCPVCGSTVAREGAYYYCTGHATCPAQLKGAIEHFASKPALNIEGLGKKTIAQLVDRGLVRDLADLYHLTREQILGLEGFADRSATLLLEAIERSKTVPLDRFLYGLGIRQVGRHIAAVLAGEFGSLEAVMQADEARLQAVKEIGPEISASLVSYFQEPSNRHVIDRLLKAGLTIEQAPSPREGSSLLLSGKSFVFTGGLDTLSRDEAKTLVERLGGTASSAVSSKTSYVVAGADPGSKLAHAKALGIPILTEQEFLALVQQPRSS
- a CDS encoding LysM peptidoglycan-binding domain-containing protein; amino-acid sequence: MARDVATVNRKTWKRKAWKVLRSSPAGILVTCGLLLGGCVVLEEKYDAEKARSLNFQRLLAQEERRAAELESEVKRTKRELLEFEARNRELLAQIQSIREQMTRLQEETEAVKEAALLERKAMEEMRKLSGQTAKPKKSDLPAESPPSGDRPQPTPPKTAKGVDMPKEPIASGKGGTIIHVVKPGETLFRISRRYGIETEKLRQMNKLPDDIIEVGQRLIVGIE
- the trpE gene encoding anthranilate synthase component I; the protein is MGSQSYSLSFEDFRSRTKEGNLIPLYREILADHDTPVSAFAKIDHGPSAYLLESIQGGEKWARYSFLGSGATTVIVEDRGDLLVKEGKRTRRIPGRGAPLDRLREFMEAYRPVTVPGLPRFVGGVVGYIGYDMVKTFEDIPSRPKERLDLPDFALLLTETLLIFDNVSQNIKVVANAHVKSSSDRDVRSAYRAAIGNIEKMIARLRRPHRQSPPKRRRAPLRFTPNMSKADFEKMVETAKEYIKAGDIFQCVLSQRWETNLQAPPFQLYRALRVVNPSPYMYYLRLAGVELIGSSPEILVRCEDGLISVRPIAGTRRRGATPEEDAQLERRLLADAKERAEHIMLVDLGRNDVGRVAEPGSVQVESLMTVERYSHVMHIVSNVVGKLDKSKTVYDVLRACFPAGTVSGAPKIRAMEIIEELEPTKRGPYAGAVGYISFSGNMDMCINIRTVVVFRHRAFIQAGAGIVADSSPEHEYEETCNKARAMMKAIELAEQGLE